In Papaver somniferum cultivar HN1 chromosome 1, ASM357369v1, whole genome shotgun sequence, a genomic segment contains:
- the LOC113309778 gene encoding uncharacterized protein LOC113309778, whose product MCNSKAKNNWKATTTSTIVDTPVTPPPVSQMDGRPVLQPAGNRVACLDRRNSLKKVSLKTPPPPTSTTKTKPSSSTTSSPPISPKSKSPRPPALKRGNDPNGLNSSIDKSLTPRLTTPILTPTLVRKKSKKSLTINVNNSISPMTSSSTTKTIERSSSFNYPSSLIVESPGSIAAARREQVTLIQAQRKMKIAHYGRSKSAKFEGNIIPVIDTSSNTPVTSPREKRCRFITGNSDPLYIIYHDEEWGVPLRDDKLLFEMLMLSGAQVGSDWTSILKKRQDFRDAFSGFDPEIVANLNERRITSISTEYGIELSRVRGAVDNSKRILEIQREFGSFGNYLWGFVNNKPISTQYKSSHKIPVKTSKSETMSKDMVRRGFRGVGPTVMHSFMQAAGLTNDHLITCPRHLQCVAAEASHRSMVSPAV is encoded by the exons ATGTGTAATTCTAAGGCCAAGAACAATTGGAAAGCTACTACGACCAGTACAATTGTTGACACTCCGGTAACACCACCTCCTGTTTCTCAAATGGATGGTCGTCCGGTACTTCAACCAGCGGGTAATCGTGTCGCCTGCCTAGACCGACGTAATTCATTGAAAAAAGTCTCTTTGAAaactccaccaccaccaacatctaCTACTAAAACCAAACCTTCATCATCTACTACCAGTAGTCCACCAATTTCTCCAAAATCAAAATCTCCTCGGCCGCCGGCGCTTAAGAGAGGAAACGATCCAAATGGTTTAAATTCGAGCATTGATAAATCGTTAACACCCCGATTAACAACGCCGATACTAACACCAACTTTAGTGAGAAAGAAATCCAAGAAATCTCTTActataaatgttaataatagtaTATCTCCTATGACTAGCAGTAGTACTACTAAAACTATTGAACGTTCATCTTCTTTCAACTATCCTTCTTCGTTGATCGTCGAGTCTCCTGGAAGTATAGCCGCTGCAAGAAGAGAACAAGTTACACTTATTCAAGCtcaaaggaaaatgaaaattgctcATTATGGTAGATCTAAATCTGCGAAATTCGAAGGAAACATCATTCCTGTAATCGACACGTCTTCTAATACTCCTGTAACAAGTCCTAGAGAAAAAAGATGTCGTTTTATCACAGGAAATTCAG ATCCTCTCTATATTATTTACCATGATGAAGAATGGGGAGTTCCTCTACGTGATGACAA gTTGTTGTTTGAAATGCTAATGTTGAGTGGTGCACAGGTTGGTTCAGATTGGACTTCAATCTTAAAGAAACGTCAAGATTTTAG GGATGCATTTTCAGGATTTGATCCAGAAATTGTTGCCAATCTTAATGAGAGACGAATCACATCAATCAGTACTGAATATGGCATCGAATTGAGCAGGGTTAGAGGAGCTGTCGATAACTCTAAACGAATTCTTGAG ATTCAAAGGGAATTTGGTTCATTCGGCAACTACTTGTGGGGATTTGTAAATAACAAACCCATTTCAACTCAATACAAATCATCACACAAAATCCCAGTGAAGACATCAAAATCGGAGACAATGAGCAAAGACATGGTTAGGAGAGGGTTTAGGGGTGTAGGGCCAACAGTCATGCATTCATTCATGCAAGCTGCTGGTCTCACGAATGACCATTTGATTACTTGTCCACGGCATCTGCAATGTGTCGCGGCCGAGGCATCTCACCGTTCTATGGTTTCCCCGGCTGTATAA